The proteins below are encoded in one region of Fusobacterium massiliense:
- a CDS encoding RidA family protein codes for MKRVINTTNAPAALGPYSQAIEANGVLYVSGQIPFVPATMTLVSEDVEEQTKQSLENIGAILKEAGYDFKDVVSATVYIKDMNDFVKINGVYDKYLGEVKPARACVEVARLPKDVKVEIGVIATK; via the coding sequence ATGAAAAGAGTTATTAACACAACAAATGCACCAGCTGCACTAGGACCTTATTCACAAGCTATAGAAGCAAATGGAGTTTTATATGTTTCAGGACAAATTCCTTTTGTTCCAGCAACAATGACATTGGTATCTGAAGATGTTGAAGAACAAACAAAACAATCTTTAGAAAATATAGGAGCTATCTTAAAAGAAGCAGGATATGATTTTAAAGATGTTGTAAGTGCAACAGTTTATATAAAAGATATGAATGATTTTGTAAAAATAAATGGAGTATATGATAAATACTTAGGAGAAGTAAAACCAGCAAGAGCTTGTGTTGAGGTTGCAAGATTACCAAAAGATGTTAAAGTCGAAATTGGAGTTATAGCAACAAAATAA
- a CDS encoding RNA-binding S4 domain-containing protein, with amino-acid sequence MQEIEKVKITTEFIKLDQCLKWLAIVGSGSEAKEIIINEEVKVNGEIEVRRGRKIYPGYKIEVFDRVFEIE; translated from the coding sequence ATGCAAGAAATTGAAAAAGTTAAAATCACAACTGAATTTATAAAATTAGACCAATGTTTAAAATGGTTAGCAATTGTTGGAAGTGGATCAGAGGCAAAAGAAATAATAATTAATGAAGAAGTAAAAGTTAATGGAGAAATTGAAGTAAGAAGAGGAAGAAAAATTTATCCGGGATATAAAATTGAAGTTTTTGATAGAGTTTTCGAAATAGAATAA
- the recF gene encoding DNA replication/repair protein RecF (All proteins in this family for which functions are known are DNA-binding proteins that assist the filamentation of RecA onto DNA for the initiation of recombination or recombinational repair.): protein MKIKDISIFNFRNLENTFVALSEKINVFYGKNAQGKTSLLEALYYSATGISFKTKKTLELIQYEKSEFINSITYEDYISTNKIAVRFKNIVGAKKEFFFNKKKISQTDFYGRVNIIAYIPEDIILVNGSPKNRRDFFDIEISQIDREYLSNLKKYDKLLKIRNKYLKEGNTKKEEYKIYESEFINFAARIIHTRMEYVKNLSRVLNLQYRKLFNLEQELTLKYETFTDEKLLKMDIESIKKIFEKEIERKRFQEEKYRFSLIGPHKDDYKFLLNGYEAKISASQGEKKSIIFSLKLSEIEIIKKNKKENPVIIIDDITSYFDKDRRNSILEFFLKNEIQVLISSTDKLDIVAKNFYIEKGKVIEE from the coding sequence TTGAAAATAAAGGATATTAGTATTTTTAATTTTAGAAATCTAGAGAATACTTTTGTAGCTTTGTCTGAAAAAATAAATGTTTTCTATGGAAAAAATGCTCAAGGTAAAACAAGTTTATTAGAAGCACTATATTATTCAGCAACTGGAATTAGTTTTAAAACAAAAAAAACTTTAGAGCTAATCCAGTATGAAAAATCTGAGTTTATAAATTCTATAACATATGAAGACTATATCTCAACTAATAAAATAGCTGTAAGATTTAAAAATATAGTTGGAGCTAAAAAAGAATTTTTTTTTAACAAGAAAAAAATAAGTCAAACAGATTTCTATGGTAGAGTTAATATTATTGCTTATATACCTGAAGATATAATTTTAGTAAATGGTTCTCCTAAAAATAGAAGAGATTTTTTCGATATTGAAATATCTCAAATAGACAGAGAATACTTAAGTAATCTAAAAAAATATGACAAACTTTTAAAGATTAGAAATAAATATTTAAAAGAGGGAAATACTAAGAAAGAAGAATACAAAATATATGAAAGTGAATTTATAAATTTTGCTGCTAGAATAATTCATACTAGAATGGAATATGTAAAAAACTTATCTAGGGTATTAAATCTACAATATAGAAAATTATTCAATTTAGAGCAAGAGTTAACTTTAAAATATGAAACTTTTACCGATGAAAAATTATTAAAAATGGATATAGAGAGTATAAAAAAAATATTTGAAAAAGAGATAGAAAGAAAAAGATTTCAAGAGGAAAAATATAGGTTTTCACTTATAGGACCTCATAAAGATGATTATAAGTTTTTATTAAATGGGTATGAAGCTAAAATATCAGCTTCACAAGGAGAAAAAAAGTCCATAATATTTTCTTTAAAATTATCTGAAATTGAGATAATTAAAAAAAATAAAAAAGAGAACCCGGTTATCATTATAGATGATATTACCTCATATTTTGATAAGGATAGAAGAAATTCTATATTAGAATTTTTTCTAAAAAATGAAATTCAAGTTTTGATAAGTTCAACTGATAAATTAGATATAGTTGCTAAAAACTTTTATATAGAAAAAGGAAAAGTTATAGAAGAATGA
- a CDS encoding DUF721 domain-containing protein: protein MKKIHSIAEIVKFNILTDDNIKRVILATKWKEFFKDLSELSEIVNFRENIIYLKTYDSTLKHYIFINKKVIIEKILESLEIKFEIEDIKFYTK, encoded by the coding sequence ATGAAAAAAATCCATTCAATTGCAGAGATAGTAAAATTTAATATACTAACAGATGATAATATAAAAAGAGTTATTTTAGCAACTAAATGGAAAGAGTTTTTTAAAGATTTATCAGAACTGAGTGAAATAGTAAATTTTAGAGAAAATATTATTTATTTAAAAACTTATGACTCGACATTGAAGCATTATATTTTTATTAATAAGAAAGTAATAATAGAGAAAATTTTAGAAAGTCTTGAAATAAAATTTGAAATAGAAGACATAAAATTTTATACAAAGTAA
- the gyrB gene encoding DNA topoisomerase (ATP-hydrolyzing) subunit B, whose translation MSYEAQNITVLEGLEAVRKRPGMYIGTTSERGLHHLVWEIVDNSVDEALAGYCDKIEVNILPDNIIEVIDNGRGIPTDIHPKYGKSALEIVLTVLHAGGKFENDNYKVSGGLHGVGVSVVNALSEWTEVEVRKGGNVYYQKYNRGKPEEDVKIISTCDKSLHGTTVRFKADHLIFETLIYNYFTLSNRLKELAYLNKNLTIILTDLRKEEKKQEEYKFEGGILDFLNEILKEDTTIIDKPFYISGEQDNVGVDVTFSYTTSQNEVIYSFVNNINTHEGGTHVQGFRTALTKVINDVGKAQGLLKEKDGKLQGNDIREGVVGIVSTKIPQPQFEGQTKSKLGNSEVSGIVNSIVSSALKIFLEDNPNISKIIIEKILNSKKAREAAQKARELVLRKSVLEVGSLPGKLADCTSKKADECEIFIVEGDSAGGSAKQGRDRYNQAILPLRGKIINVEKAGLHKSLESSEIRAMVTAFGTSIGETFDISKLRYGKIILMTDADVDGAHIRTLILTFLYRYMIDLIYAGNVYIACPPLYKVTAGRQIVYAYNDLELKDVLAQMNAENKKYTIQRYKGLGEMNPEQLWETTMDPDARLLLKVSIDNAREADILFDKLMGDKVEPRREFIEEHAEYVKNIDI comes from the coding sequence ATGAGTTATGAAGCACAGAATATAACAGTTCTGGAGGGATTAGAAGCTGTTAGAAAAAGACCAGGAATGTATATTGGAACAACATCTGAAAGAGGGTTACACCATTTAGTTTGGGAAATAGTTGATAATTCAGTCGATGAAGCTTTAGCTGGTTATTGTGATAAAATTGAAGTAAATATTCTCCCAGACAATATAATAGAAGTTATAGATAATGGAAGAGGAATTCCAACAGATATACACCCTAAATATGGTAAATCAGCACTTGAAATTGTTTTGACAGTTTTGCATGCTGGAGGTAAGTTTGAAAACGATAACTATAAAGTTTCAGGAGGATTACACGGAGTTGGAGTATCGGTAGTTAATGCCTTATCTGAATGGACAGAAGTAGAAGTTAGAAAAGGTGGAAATGTATACTATCAAAAATACAATAGAGGAAAACCTGAAGAAGATGTAAAAATTATTTCTACTTGTGATAAAAGTTTACATGGAACAACAGTAAGATTTAAAGCAGATCATTTAATATTTGAAACTTTAATTTATAATTATTTTACTTTATCAAATAGATTAAAAGAGTTAGCATATTTAAATAAAAATTTAACAATAATACTAACAGATCTTAGAAAAGAAGAAAAGAAACAAGAAGAATATAAATTTGAAGGTGGAATTTTAGATTTCTTAAATGAAATATTAAAAGAAGATACAACAATTATAGATAAACCTTTCTATATAAGTGGTGAGCAAGATAATGTTGGAGTTGATGTAACATTTTCTTATACTACATCTCAAAACGAAGTTATTTATTCTTTTGTTAATAACATTAATACACATGAAGGTGGTACTCACGTTCAAGGTTTTAGAACAGCTTTAACTAAGGTTATAAATGATGTAGGAAAGGCACAAGGTCTTTTAAAAGAGAAAGATGGGAAATTACAAGGGAACGATATAAGAGAAGGAGTTGTTGGAATAGTTTCTACTAAGATACCTCAACCTCAATTTGAAGGTCAAACAAAAAGTAAATTAGGGAATTCAGAAGTTTCTGGTATAGTAAACTCTATAGTTTCGAGTGCTTTAAAGATATTTTTGGAAGATAATCCAAATATTTCAAAAATAATTATAGAAAAGATATTAAATTCTAAAAAAGCAAGAGAAGCAGCTCAAAAAGCAAGAGAATTAGTATTAAGAAAATCAGTATTAGAAGTTGGTTCACTTCCAGGAAAGTTAGCAGATTGTACTTCTAAAAAAGCAGATGAATGTGAAATTTTTATAGTTGAGGGAGATTCAGCAGGAGGTTCTGCAAAACAAGGAAGAGATAGATATAATCAAGCTATTTTACCTTTAAGAGGAAAAATAATAAATGTTGAAAAAGCAGGTTTACACAAATCTTTAGAAAGTTCTGAAATAAGAGCTATGGTAACAGCTTTTGGAACAAGTATAGGAGAAACTTTTGATATATCAAAATTGAGATATGGAAAAATAATTCTTATGACCGATGCCGATGTTGACGGAGCACATATAAGAACATTAATTTTGACATTCCTATATAGATATATGATAGATTTAATATATGCTGGAAATGTGTATATAGCTTGTCCTCCATTATATAAAGTAACAGCAGGAAGACAAATAGTTTATGCATACAATGATTTAGAGTTAAAAGATGTATTAGCTCAAATGAATGCAGAAAATAAAAAATATACAATACAAAGATATAAAGGATTAGGAGAAATGAATCCAGAACAATTGTGGGAAACAACAATGGATCCTGATGCAAGATTACTTCTAAAAGTTTCTATTGACAACGCAAGAGAAGCAGACATACTTTTTGATAAATTAATGGGAGATAAAGTAGAGCCAAGAAGAGAATTTATTGAAGAACATGCAGAATATGTAAAAAATATTGATATATAA
- the gyrA gene encoding DNA gyrase subunit A, producing the protein MSNVDNRYIEEELKESYLDYSMSVIVSRALPDVRDGLKPVHRRILFAMNEMGMTNDKPFKKSARIVGEVLGKYHPHGDSAVYGTMVRMAQDFNYRYLLVEGHGNFGSIDGDSAAAMRYTEARMAKITNELLEDIDKDTIDWRKNFDDSLDEPTVLPAKLPNLLLNGTTGIAVGMATNIPPHNLGELVDGTLALIDNRDIDVLDLVQYIKGPDFPTGAIIDGRAGIIEAYKTGRGKIKVRGKVDIEEQKNGKANIIISEIPYQLNKASLIEKIANLTKEKKLTEISDLRDESNREGIRIVIEVKKGEEPELVLNKLYKYTELQTTFGVIMLSLVNNVPKILNLKEMLNEYVKHRFNVITRRTIFDLDKAEKRAHILRGYQIALENIDTIIELIRASSDGTVAREQLIEKYQFTDIQARSILDMKLQRLTGLEREKIDIEFQEIEKLIKELREVLEDENKVYEIMKKELLDIKEKYNDKRRTKIEDERMEILPEDLIKDEEIIITYTNKGYIKRIEASKYKAQKRGGRGVSALNTIEDDFAEKIISASTLDTIMIFTDRGKVYNIRAYEIPDLSKQSRGRLIGNIINLSEGEKVRDTIVIKEFSSEKEVVFITKNGLIKKTSLGEFKNINSSGLISIKLKDDDDIIFAGLIEDVSKEEILIATCNGYSTRFLTDTIRPTGRSTQGVKAITLREDDGVISAMLIKNPDTDILTITENGYGKRTRLDEYPQYNRGGKGVINMKTTEKTGKVVSVVEAAEDEELMCITSNGVVIRTSMSEISRIGRATQGVRIMKVGEDEKVAAITKIKKEEEFLED; encoded by the coding sequence ATGTCAAATGTTGATAACAGATATATTGAAGAAGAATTAAAAGAATCTTACTTAGACTACTCGATGAGTGTTATAGTAAGTAGAGCTTTACCAGATGTAAGAGACGGATTAAAGCCAGTTCATAGAAGAATTTTATTCGCTATGAATGAAATGGGAATGACTAACGATAAACCATTTAAAAAATCTGCAAGAATCGTTGGAGAAGTTTTAGGTAAGTATCATCCTCATGGAGATTCGGCAGTTTATGGAACTATGGTAAGAATGGCTCAAGATTTCAACTATAGATATTTGCTTGTTGAAGGGCATGGAAACTTTGGTTCTATTGACGGAGATTCGGCAGCAGCGATGAGATATACTGAAGCTAGAATGGCTAAAATAACAAATGAGCTATTAGAAGATATAGATAAAGATACAATTGATTGGAGAAAAAACTTTGATGATTCGTTAGATGAACCTACAGTATTACCAGCAAAACTTCCAAACTTACTATTAAATGGTACAACAGGAATAGCAGTTGGAATGGCAACAAATATTCCTCCTCATAATTTGGGAGAGTTAGTTGACGGTACTTTAGCATTAATAGATAACAGAGATATTGATGTTTTAGATTTAGTTCAATACATAAAGGGACCAGATTTTCCAACAGGTGCTATTATAGATGGTAGAGCTGGAATAATAGAAGCTTACAAAACGGGTAGAGGTAAAATAAAAGTTAGAGGTAAAGTTGATATAGAAGAACAAAAGAACGGAAAAGCTAACATAATAATTAGTGAAATACCTTACCAATTAAATAAAGCTAGTCTAATTGAAAAAATAGCAAATTTAACAAAAGAAAAAAAATTAACTGAAATTTCTGACTTAAGAGATGAATCAAATAGAGAGGGTATAAGAATAGTTATAGAAGTAAAGAAAGGAGAAGAACCTGAACTTGTACTGAATAAACTATATAAATATACAGAACTTCAAACAACATTTGGAGTTATAATGTTATCTCTTGTAAATAATGTTCCTAAAATTTTAAATCTAAAAGAAATGTTAAATGAATATGTTAAACATAGATTTAATGTTATAACAAGAAGAACAATATTCGATTTAGATAAAGCTGAAAAGAGAGCACATATATTAAGAGGATATCAAATAGCTTTAGAAAATATTGATACAATAATAGAATTAATTAGAGCATCATCAGACGGTACAGTTGCAAGAGAACAATTGATTGAAAAATATCAATTCACAGATATTCAAGCTAGATCAATACTTGATATGAAATTACAAAGATTAACAGGTCTTGAAAGAGAAAAAATTGATATAGAATTTCAAGAAATTGAAAAATTGATAAAAGAATTAAGAGAAGTTCTTGAAGATGAAAATAAAGTATATGAAATAATGAAAAAAGAATTATTAGATATCAAAGAAAAATACAATGATAAAAGAAGAACGAAAATAGAAGATGAAAGAATGGAAATTCTTCCAGAAGACTTAATCAAAGATGAAGAAATAATTATAACTTACACAAATAAAGGATATATTAAGAGAATAGAAGCTAGTAAGTATAAGGCTCAAAAAAGAGGGGGAAGAGGAGTTTCTGCCCTAAATACAATAGAAGATGATTTTGCAGAAAAAATCATTTCAGCCTCAACACTTGATACTATTATGATATTTACTGACAGAGGTAAGGTATATAATATAAGAGCTTATGAAATTCCAGATTTATCAAAACAATCTCGTGGAAGATTAATAGGAAATATTATAAACTTATCTGAGGGAGAAAAAGTTAGAGATACAATAGTCATAAAAGAATTTTCAAGTGAAAAAGAAGTTGTGTTTATAACTAAAAATGGTTTAATTAAGAAAACTTCTTTAGGAGAGTTTAAAAATATAAATAGTTCAGGATTAATATCAATAAAATTAAAAGATGATGATGATATTATTTTTGCAGGGCTTATAGAAGATGTATCGAAAGAAGAAATCTTAATAGCAACTTGCAACGGATATTCTACAAGATTTTTAACAGATACTATAAGACCAACAGGAAGAAGCACACAAGGAGTTAAAGCTATAACTTTAAGAGAAGATGATGGAGTAATCTCTGCAATGCTTATTAAAAACCCTGATACAGATATTTTAACTATAACAGAAAATGGTTATGGAAAGAGAACAAGACTTGATGAATATCCTCAATACAACCGTGGTGGAAAAGGTGTTATTAATATGAAAACAACTGAAAAAACAGGAAAAGTTGTGTCAGTTGTAGAAGCTGCTGAAGATGAAGAATTGATGTGCATAACTTCAAATGGAGTGGTAATAAGAACTTCAATGTCTGAAATATCTCGTATTGGAAGAGCAACTCAAGGAGTTAGAATAATGAAAGTTGGAGAGGACGAAAAAGTTGCTGCAATAACAAAAATTAAAAAGGAAGAAGAATTTTTAGAAGATTAA
- a CDS encoding YfcE family phosphodiesterase — protein sequence MKKILILSDTHSNFNKVLNIFEIEKPDIVIAAGDGIRDIDELSYVYNTVKYYTVKGNCDFFDRNHEEENLFDIDGVKIFLTHGHLYNVKRELESLEIVGRRLKADIVIYGHTHREYISEKEGLIMFNPGAAEDGKYGILIIDGSNVKLFHKQI from the coding sequence ATGAAAAAAATTCTTATTTTATCAGACACACATTCAAATTTTAATAAAGTATTAAATATATTTGAAATTGAAAAACCAGACATAGTAATTGCAGCTGGAGATGGAATAAGAGATATAGATGAATTATCTTATGTGTACAACACCGTAAAATATTATACAGTAAAGGGGAATTGTGATTTTTTCGATAGAAATCATGAAGAAGAAAATCTTTTTGATATAGATGGAGTAAAAATTTTTCTAACTCATGGGCATTTATATAATGTAAAAAGAGAATTAGAAAGTCTTGAAATTGTTGGGAGAAGATTAAAAGCTGATATAGTAATTTATGGTCATACACATAGAGAATATATTTCTGAAAAAGAGGGATTAATTATGTTTAATCCTGGAGCAGCGGAAGATGGCAAATATGGTATTCTTATTATAGATGGTAGTAATGTAAAATTATTTCATAAACAGATCTAA
- the pheS gene encoding phenylalanine--tRNA ligase subunit alpha: MKEEILKIKEEVQKHIEESTTLQRLEEIRVNYMGKKGIFTEISKKMKDLSSEERPVIGQIINEVKTKIVELLEEKNNNLNKKALDEKLASEVVDISLPGKKYNYGTQHPINETTELMKNIFSKMGFDIVDGPEIETVEYNFDALNIPKTHPSRDLTDTFYINDSIILRTQTSPVQIRYMLEHGAPLRMICPGKVYRPDYDISHTPMFHQMEGLVIGKDVSFADLKGILTHFVKEVFGDRKVRFRPHFFPFTEPSAEMDVECMICHGDGCRLCKESGWIEIMGCGMVDPEVLKYVGLNPDEVNGFAFGVGIERVTMLRHGIGDLRAFFENDMRFLKQFK; this comes from the coding sequence ATGAAAGAAGAAATTCTTAAAATTAAAGAAGAGGTACAAAAACATATAGAAGAATCTACAACTCTTCAAAGATTAGAAGAAATTAGAGTAAACTATATGGGAAAAAAAGGAATATTCACAGAAATTTCTAAAAAAATGAAAGATTTATCAAGTGAAGAAAGACCAGTTATAGGTCAAATAATTAATGAAGTTAAGACTAAAATTGTAGAATTATTAGAAGAAAAAAATAATAATTTAAACAAAAAAGCACTAGATGAAAAATTAGCTTCAGAAGTTGTAGACATCAGTTTACCTGGTAAAAAATATAATTATGGAACTCAACACCCTATAAATGAAACAACAGAACTTATGAAAAATATTTTTTCTAAGATGGGATTTGATATAGTTGACGGACCAGAAATAGAAACAGTTGAGTATAATTTTGATGCTTTAAATATACCAAAAACACACCCATCAAGAGATTTGACAGATACATTTTATATAAATGATTCTATCATTTTAAGAACTCAAACATCTCCTGTTCAAATAAGATATATGCTTGAACATGGAGCACCATTGAGAATGATATGTCCTGGAAAAGTTTATAGACCGGATTATGATATTTCTCATACTCCTATGTTTCATCAAATGGAAGGGTTAGTTATAGGAAAAGATGTATCATTTGCTGATTTAAAAGGAATTTTAACTCATTTTGTAAAAGAAGTTTTTGGAGATAGAAAAGTAAGATTCAGACCACATTTCTTCCCTTTCACAGAACCAAGTGCTGAAATGGACGTAGAATGTATGATATGTCATGGAGATGGATGTAGACTTTGTAAGGAAAGTGGTTGGATAGAAATTATGGGTTGTGGAATGGTAGACCCTGAAGTTTTAAAATATGTTGGATTAAATCCTGATGAAGTAAATGGATTTGCATTTGGAGTTGGAATAGAAAGAGTAACTATGCTTAGACATGGAATAGGAGATTTAAGAGCATTTTTTGAAAATGATATGAGATTTTTAAAACAATTTAAATAA
- the pheT gene encoding phenylalanine--tRNA ligase subunit beta, whose protein sequence is MLISLNWLKQYVEIKESIEEVANALTMIGQEVEAIEIQGENLENVVIGQIVEFDRHPNSDRLTLLKVNVGEGEPLQIICGATNHKLNDKVVVAKIGATLPGDFKIKKSKIRDVESYGMLCSEEELSFAKESDGIIILPEDAPIGKEYREYLNLNDVIFELEITPNRPDCLSHIGIAREVAAYYDRKVKYPSIEINETIESINTLIKVNIDDKERCKRYVGKIVKNVKVQESPEWLKRRIQAMGLNPINNIVDITNFVMFEYNQPMHAFDFDKLKGNINVRAAKENEEITTLDGVDRVLKNNELVIADEERAIAIAGIIGGDATKIDNETKNIFVEVAYFTPDNIRRTSRELGIFTDSSYRNERGMDIQNLETVVERAVSLIAEVAGGEILSDTIDRYLEKPEKYEISLNLEKLNKFIGKNLSSDEVAKILTNLNIEIKTIGEDKMLLTPPTYRGDLIRPADIYEEVIRMYGFDNIEARMPVMSIESGEENTNFKVSRIIREILREQGLNEVINYSFIPKSAKELFSFEDGIIEIKNPLSEDMAIMRPSLIYSLVNNIKENLNRNQTDLKIFEVSKTFKNLGSAKDSLATEELKVAIALSGREDKNLWNQIKTDYDFYDLKGYIEYLFERLNINKFNLERAKDVNFHPGVSAEIKIGEDVIGIFGELHPTLINNVGIKREKVFFAEINLTKLMKYMKIKVNYESISKYPEVLRDLAITLDKDILVGNMTKDIKKKVNLVEKIDIFDVYSGDKVEEGKKSVAMSIVLRDKTRTLTDQDIDTAMKNILSLIKDKYNGEIRK, encoded by the coding sequence ATGTTAATTTCATTAAATTGGTTAAAACAATATGTTGAAATAAAAGAAAGTATCGAGGAAGTAGCAAATGCACTTACTATGATAGGTCAGGAAGTAGAAGCTATTGAAATTCAAGGTGAAAATTTAGAAAATGTTGTAATTGGGCAAATAGTAGAATTTGACAGACACCCAAATTCTGACAGATTAACATTACTAAAAGTTAATGTTGGAGAGGGAGAACCATTACAAATTATTTGTGGAGCAACTAATCATAAATTAAATGATAAAGTTGTAGTTGCAAAAATTGGAGCTACTTTACCTGGTGATTTTAAAATTAAAAAAAGTAAAATAAGAGATGTAGAATCTTATGGAATGCTATGTTCTGAGGAAGAACTAAGTTTTGCTAAAGAAAGTGATGGAATAATAATTCTTCCAGAAGATGCACCAATAGGTAAGGAATATAGAGAATATTTAAATTTGAATGATGTTATATTTGAACTTGAAATAACTCCAAATAGACCTGATTGTTTATCACACATAGGAATAGCTAGAGAAGTAGCTGCCTATTATGATAGAAAGGTAAAATATCCTAGTATTGAAATAAATGAAACAATAGAATCAATAAACACACTTATAAAAGTAAATATTGATGATAAAGAAAGATGTAAAAGATATGTAGGAAAAATAGTTAAAAATGTTAAAGTTCAAGAATCACCAGAATGGCTAAAAAGAAGAATACAAGCAATGGGATTAAACCCTATAAATAACATTGTCGATATAACAAACTTTGTAATGTTTGAATACAATCAACCTATGCATGCTTTTGATTTTGATAAATTAAAAGGAAATATCAATGTAAGAGCTGCAAAAGAAAATGAAGAGATAACAACATTAGACGGTGTTGATAGAGTATTAAAAAATAATGAGTTAGTTATAGCTGATGAGGAAAGAGCAATAGCTATTGCAGGTATAATTGGAGGAGATGCTACAAAAATAGACAATGAAACAAAAAATATTTTTGTAGAAGTTGCATACTTTACACCAGATAATATAAGAAGAACATCAAGAGAGTTAGGAATTTTTACAGATTCTTCATACAGAAATGAAAGAGGAATGGATATTCAAAACCTTGAAACTGTTGTAGAAAGAGCTGTTTCATTAATAGCAGAAGTTGCAGGGGGAGAAATATTATCAGATACTATTGATAGATATCTTGAAAAACCTGAAAAATATGAAATTTCTTTAAATTTAGAAAAATTAAATAAATTTATAGGTAAAAATTTATCAAGTGATGAGGTAGCAAAAATACTAACAAATTTAAATATTGAAATAAAAACAATAGGAGAAGACAAGATGTTACTTACTCCACCTACTTACAGGGGTGATTTAATAAGACCAGCTGATATATACGAAGAAGTAATTAGAATGTATGGATTTGATAATATAGAAGCTAGAATGCCTGTTATGAGTATTGAGTCTGGAGAAGAAAATACTAATTTTAAGGTTTCAAGAATAATTAGAGAAATTTTAAGAGAACAAGGTTTAAATGAAGTTATAAATTATAGTTTTATACCTAAATCTGCTAAAGAATTATTTAGTTTTGAAGATGGAATTATAGAAATAAAAAATCCATTAAGTGAAGATATGGCTATTATGAGACCAAGTTTGATTTATAGTCTAGTTAACAATATAAAAGAAAATTTAAATAGAAATCAAACAGATTTAAAAATATTTGAAGTAAGTAAAACTTTTAAGAATCTAGGTTCTGCAAAAGATAGTTTAGCAACAGAAGAATTAAAAGTTGCTATAGCTCTTTCTGGTAGAGAAGATAAAAATTTATGGAATCAAATAAAAACAGACTATGATTTTTATGATTTAAAAGGGTATATAGAATATTTATTTGAAAGATTAAATATTAATAAATTTAATTTAGAAAGAGCAAAAGATGTAAATTTCCATCCAGGTGTTAGTGCTGAAATAAAAATTGGAGAAGATGTAATAGGAATTTTTGGAGAATTACATCCTACTTTAATAAATAATGTTGGAATAAAGAGAGAAAAAGTATTTTTTGCTGAAATAAATTTAACTAAGTTAATGAAATATATGAAAATAAAAGTAAATTATGAAAGTATTAGTAAATATCCAGAAGTTTTAAGAGATTTAGCTATAACTTTAGATAAAGATATCTTAGTTGGTAATATGACAAAAGATATTAAGAAGAAAGTAAATCTTGTTGAAAAAATAGATATATTTGATGTGTATTCTGGAGATAAAGTGGAAGAAGGTAAGAAATCAGTTGCTATGAGTATAGTTCTTAGAGATAAAACTAGAACTTTAACAGATCAAGATATTGATACTGCAATGAAAAACATACTTTCACTTATTAAAGATAAATATAACGGAGAAATAAGAAAATAA